One Sphingomonas sp. FARSPH DNA segment encodes these proteins:
- a CDS encoding VOC family protein — MLTIEAIDHIVFNVRDVDVSADWYERVLGMKRVDATSDDGGRRTSVTFGQNKINLRPIDASQEDWFTGTMPSAGGQDLCFLTGIAPDAVAAHFRALDVAVELGPVTKSGARGPIRSVYVRDPDGNLIEVSSYS, encoded by the coding sequence ATGCTGACTATCGAAGCCATCGACCACATCGTCTTCAACGTGCGGGACGTGGACGTGTCGGCGGATTGGTACGAGCGCGTGCTCGGCATGAAGCGGGTGGACGCCACGTCCGACGATGGCGGCCGGCGCACCAGCGTGACGTTTGGTCAGAACAAGATCAACCTGCGCCCGATCGATGCTTCGCAGGAGGACTGGTTCACCGGCACGATGCCCTCTGCCGGCGGGCAGGACCTGTGCTTCCTGACCGGCATCGCGCCCGATGCGGTCGCGGCGCACTTCCGGGCCTTGGACGTAGCGGTCGAGCTTGGCCCGGTGACGAAGAGCGGCGCACGGGGGCCGATCCGCTCCGTCTATGTCCGCGATCCTGACGGCAATCTGATCGAGGTTTCGTCCTACTCGTGA
- a CDS encoding amidohydrolase family protein, with protein MAALLLSGGLVLTQDTERREIRADILIEDGVITRIDAGRSIDRSLADEVVDASDCAVLPGFIDTHRHTWQTALRGMAAGESLLGYQHKIQGRFGAEFTPEDVYAGNLLGAYAAGQGGITTLCDESHVQNSPGHSDAAIGGLADAGIRAVFDYGWPSVDAESWLRDSRREHPDYIRTMLKDDRWTSNPLLTFQMMLRGPLMTPIDVTARDIAFARELGLRSVMHVIKGNIDTLAEAGLLGPDLTFVHCCDNSDEELQLIAGSGGSVSSSPNLELNMVGLGAPPIRRFIAAGIEPSLSIDVETSVAGDMFSTMRAALLSQTAEELYLGASDRTRLTPRDIIRFATINGARSCGLGEVTGSIEVGKRADLILIRLDDLNVGPVDDAYAPDVIVASAHPGNVSTVIVDGNCVRRDGQPTDPRLAARSIRLAAESRSRLLAATKIVPAVSCC; from the coding sequence ATGGCTGCTTTGCTGCTGTCGGGCGGTTTGGTCCTGACTCAGGATACGGAGCGGCGCGAGATACGCGCCGATATCCTGATCGAAGACGGAGTGATCACCCGGATCGACGCGGGCAGATCGATCGATCGATCGCTGGCGGATGAGGTTGTCGACGCCTCGGACTGTGCTGTGCTCCCGGGCTTCATCGATACGCATCGCCACACGTGGCAGACCGCCCTGCGCGGCATGGCGGCAGGCGAGTCGCTCCTGGGGTATCAGCACAAGATACAGGGTCGCTTCGGCGCCGAGTTCACCCCCGAAGACGTGTATGCCGGCAATCTGCTGGGTGCCTATGCTGCCGGGCAGGGCGGTATCACGACCCTGTGTGACGAGTCGCACGTCCAGAACAGCCCAGGCCACAGTGATGCGGCGATCGGGGGGCTGGCGGATGCCGGGATACGTGCCGTCTTCGACTATGGCTGGCCTTCGGTCGATGCGGAAAGCTGGCTCCGCGACAGCCGGCGGGAGCATCCCGATTATATCCGCACCATGTTGAAGGATGACCGGTGGACATCGAATCCGCTGCTCACGTTCCAGATGATGCTGCGCGGGCCGCTCATGACGCCGATCGACGTCACCGCACGCGATATCGCATTCGCCCGTGAACTCGGCCTTCGGTCCGTAATGCATGTCATCAAGGGAAATATCGATACCCTGGCGGAAGCCGGCCTCCTCGGCCCCGATCTCACATTCGTGCATTGCTGCGACAACTCGGACGAAGAGTTGCAGTTGATAGCCGGCTCCGGCGGAAGCGTGTCGAGCTCCCCTAATCTCGAACTGAACATGGTCGGTCTCGGGGCACCACCGATCCGACGGTTTATCGCGGCCGGGATCGAACCCAGCCTCAGCATCGATGTGGAGACATCGGTCGCAGGCGACATGTTCTCGACGATGCGCGCCGCGCTGCTCTCGCAAACCGCAGAGGAATTGTACCTCGGCGCAAGCGACCGGACCCGCCTTACGCCCCGAGACATCATCCGGTTCGCGACCATCAACGGTGCCAGGTCATGTGGCCTCGGAGAGGTCACGGGCAGCATCGAAGTCGGCAAACGCGCCGATCTTATCCTGATCCGGCTCGACGACCTGAATGTCGGGCCGGTGGATGATGCCTATGCCCCCGATGTCATCGTGGCGTCCGCCCATCCCGGGAACGTCTCGACCGTCATCGTGGATGGCAATTGCGTCCGTCGAGACGGACAACCCACAGACCCCAGGCTCGCAGCCCGCAGCATCCGACTGGCGGCCGAATCCCGCAGTAGACTGCTCGCCGCAACCAAGATCGTTCCCGCGGTTTCCTGCTGCTGA
- a CDS encoding amidohydrolase family protein, with protein MSAFTLIRNAWIISNDDQIGDLRRGSLLIRNGEIVQIAEDIEQPEGCDVIEADGFLAIPGFVDAHKHLWQAALRGICGDMTLLGYFETIRQNYIASYRPEDVRVGNYACALELLNSGSTSVLDHSHCIITPDHADAVVEATLDAGIRGVWAYGYCPVWESDAFRKQEDRIADAYRIRQRYFASDDNLLRMGVAITEQQLLPFEYTEMEVRSALDMNVKWTAHTHCGNGAAPISRGIYKLYAKDLVNELAILSHCNEFTFNDFVMMNEVGAHFASSPDSEIYMGITKPVNFIEAIAAGTPVSLGTDTVSCMSADMFANMRLTLNFARHQINAPAAAGFQAVLHQKVSVRDVFRMATINGARALGIDHLVGSLVPGKRADILLIDAGQPNLAPMTDPIASLVLQGQVSNVDTVLVDGKIKKRHGKLVGVDLQKLNRELSASHAYLQANTHVEERDLAHEVDRWSDRLTEAAVDA; from the coding sequence ATGAGCGCTTTTACCCTGATCAGGAACGCCTGGATCATATCGAACGATGACCAGATCGGTGATCTGCGGCGTGGGTCACTGCTGATACGAAACGGAGAGATCGTCCAGATCGCGGAGGACATCGAACAGCCCGAGGGGTGCGACGTCATCGAGGCGGACGGCTTCCTCGCGATCCCGGGCTTTGTCGACGCACACAAGCACCTCTGGCAGGCGGCGCTGCGCGGCATCTGCGGCGACATGACGCTGCTCGGCTATTTCGAAACGATCCGGCAGAATTACATTGCCTCCTATCGTCCCGAAGACGTTCGCGTCGGCAATTATGCCTGCGCGCTGGAGCTTCTGAACAGCGGTTCGACATCCGTACTCGATCATTCGCACTGCATCATCACGCCCGACCATGCGGACGCCGTGGTCGAGGCCACCCTGGATGCCGGCATTCGCGGCGTGTGGGCCTATGGCTATTGTCCGGTCTGGGAGAGCGACGCCTTCAGGAAACAGGAAGACCGGATCGCCGACGCGTATCGGATCCGGCAGCGTTATTTCGCCTCGGATGACAATCTGCTGCGCATGGGCGTCGCGATCACCGAGCAGCAGTTGTTGCCGTTCGAATATACCGAGATGGAGGTTCGATCGGCGCTCGACATGAACGTCAAGTGGACCGCACACACCCATTGCGGCAACGGCGCCGCGCCTATCTCGCGCGGCATCTACAAGCTCTATGCCAAGGACCTCGTGAACGAACTGGCGATCCTGTCGCATTGCAATGAATTCACCTTCAACGACTTCGTGATGATGAACGAGGTCGGCGCGCATTTCGCCAGTTCGCCCGATTCCGAAATCTACATGGGGATCACCAAGCCGGTAAACTTCATCGAGGCGATCGCGGCCGGCACGCCCGTATCGCTGGGAACCGATACGGTAAGCTGCATGTCCGCCGACATGTTCGCGAACATGCGCCTTACGCTCAACTTCGCGCGACACCAGATCAATGCTCCTGCGGCAGCAGGCTTTCAGGCGGTTCTGCATCAGAAGGTCAGCGTGCGCGACGTATTCCGCATGGCGACGATCAACGGCGCCCGGGCGCTGGGCATCGATCATCTCGTCGGGAGCCTCGTCCCCGGCAAGCGAGCGGACATCCTGCTGATCGATGCCGGCCAGCCGAACCTCGCCCCCATGACCGATCCGATCGCGAGCCTCGTCCTGCAGGGTCAGGTGTCGAACGTCGACACGGTCCTCGTCGACGGCAAGATCAAGAAGCGTCACGGCAAGCTCGTCGGGGTCGACCTTCAAAAGCTCAATCGCGAGCTGAGCGCATCGCATGCCTATCTTCAGGCCAATACGCATGTCGAAGAACGCGACCTGGCTCATGAGGTCGACCGGTGGTCCGATCGTCTGACGGAAGCCGCGGTCGACGCCTGA
- a CDS encoding TonB-dependent receptor: MRQLDRATCCTLTLAAILTATAAHGQTVPSTTTTAPDVAPPGTTGKDPATAAGQIGDIIVTAQRRAESTQKASVTIQVIGGDELVKSGLTAPADISKLTTGVEIGKGGANTQIFVRGVGSYAYSPLASPGVAFNVDGVYVGRPTGVDGNFYDVARVEVLKGPQGTLYGRNANGGSINVVTNEPKLGRREMALNVEAGNYALINTSGAINLPVGDTIAVRAAFNVTSRDGYLSDDTFDDVKQAGRMRIKWEPSADFSLLVNADYIHVGGRGSNGVYLPRRPGASPYKAVSEPAANDYKQSFPSAAPFAPFTNRLKNEAYQNSDLYNASALLTWNLGFATLNVLPAYRKGDINYVTNDLGGRFQVTQTSDQTSVEARLGNTTSAFTWVVGGFFFDEDQTGVSLVNNGDTPVPFLGNRVLQNYYISYQPKTKSYAGFGQTTITIVDGLRLLAGLRYTHEQARVAGYVDTLETNPPTRLINFPGSRSFDGVTYKVGVEYDLAPRSMFYATYSTGFKAGGFGQSSAPGNYYQPEKLYAAEAGIKNRFFDNRLELNLSGYYWKYKDLQDSRVNFDSAGNLAFITFNAGDATIYGATVDLVVQPTANDRLSFTGEYAHSRYDRFIIDTPAPIYQPGSTGCPTSVVAGNIRQDCTGYQVARLPEWSGTMSYQHTFDLAGGGNVVAGASAKYASARWIGIDFIPAERDGAYAVLDADLTYTTPDGTMSVGLWGRNLTKTVYYTGGIQQAFIAGLFTANIGAPRTYGARATFKF, encoded by the coding sequence GTGCGTCAACTGGATCGCGCAACATGCTGCACGTTAACGCTTGCTGCTATTCTCACCGCAACAGCGGCGCACGGTCAGACGGTGCCGAGCACCACGACAACCGCGCCCGACGTCGCGCCACCCGGCACGACAGGGAAGGACCCGGCGACCGCTGCCGGACAGATCGGCGATATCATCGTCACGGCGCAACGACGCGCGGAAAGCACCCAGAAGGCGTCGGTCACCATCCAGGTGATCGGGGGTGACGAACTGGTCAAGTCCGGGCTGACGGCGCCGGCCGATATCTCCAAGCTGACCACCGGCGTCGAGATCGGCAAGGGGGGCGCCAATACCCAGATATTCGTCCGCGGGGTGGGCAGTTACGCCTATTCTCCGCTGGCTTCCCCGGGCGTCGCCTTCAACGTCGACGGTGTGTATGTCGGGCGACCCACCGGTGTGGACGGAAACTTCTACGACGTGGCGCGCGTCGAGGTGCTGAAGGGACCGCAAGGCACCTTGTACGGACGCAACGCCAACGGCGGATCGATCAACGTCGTCACCAACGAGCCCAAGCTCGGCCGGCGCGAAATGGCGCTGAACGTGGAAGCGGGCAATTATGCCCTGATCAACACGAGTGGCGCGATCAACCTTCCTGTCGGCGATACCATCGCGGTCCGCGCGGCGTTCAACGTGACCAGTCGCGACGGCTATCTCTCCGACGATACGTTCGACGATGTCAAGCAGGCGGGACGCATGAGGATCAAGTGGGAACCGTCCGCGGACTTCAGCCTGCTGGTCAACGCGGATTATATTCATGTCGGCGGCAGGGGATCGAACGGAGTCTATCTGCCGCGCCGCCCCGGTGCCAGCCCCTATAAGGCCGTGTCCGAGCCGGCGGCGAACGACTATAAGCAAAGCTTTCCGTCGGCAGCCCCGTTCGCCCCCTTCACCAATCGTCTGAAGAACGAGGCCTATCAGAACAGCGATCTCTACAATGCCAGCGCCTTGCTCACCTGGAACCTGGGCTTTGCGACCCTCAACGTACTGCCCGCCTATCGGAAGGGCGACATCAACTATGTCACGAACGACCTCGGCGGGCGTTTCCAGGTAACGCAGACATCCGATCAGACGTCGGTCGAGGCCCGTTTGGGAAACACGACATCCGCCTTCACCTGGGTGGTCGGCGGCTTCTTCTTCGACGAAGACCAGACCGGCGTCTCCCTCGTAAATAACGGCGATACGCCTGTACCGTTCCTGGGTAACCGGGTCCTCCAGAACTACTATATTTCGTATCAGCCGAAAACGAAGTCCTATGCGGGATTCGGGCAGACCACGATCACTATCGTCGACGGGCTGCGCCTCCTGGCCGGGCTTCGGTATACGCATGAGCAGGCCAGGGTCGCCGGCTATGTCGACACGCTCGAGACCAATCCGCCGACCCGCCTGATCAATTTCCCGGGCAGTCGGAGTTTCGACGGCGTGACGTACAAAGTGGGTGTCGAGTACGACCTCGCTCCGCGCAGCATGTTCTACGCCACTTACAGCACCGGCTTCAAAGCCGGCGGATTTGGTCAGTCCAGTGCGCCCGGAAATTATTACCAGCCGGAAAAGCTGTACGCCGCGGAGGCGGGTATCAAGAACCGCTTCTTCGACAACCGGCTCGAGCTGAACCTTTCCGGCTATTATTGGAAGTACAAGGACCTTCAGGATTCGCGGGTCAATTTCGACTCGGCCGGAAACCTTGCCTTCATCACGTTCAACGCCGGCGATGCCACGATCTACGGTGCGACCGTCGATCTGGTGGTGCAGCCGACGGCGAACGACCGGCTGTCGTTCACCGGCGAGTATGCGCATTCGCGGTATGATCGGTTCATCATCGACACGCCGGCGCCGATCTACCAGCCGGGAAGTACCGGATGTCCGACATCGGTGGTTGCCGGCAACATCCGCCAGGACTGCACGGGATATCAGGTCGCGCGACTGCCGGAATGGTCGGGGACGATGTCGTATCAACATACATTTGATCTGGCGGGCGGCGGCAATGTGGTCGCGGGGGCGAGCGCGAAATATGCCAGTGCCCGATGGATCGGCATCGACTTCATCCCGGCCGAACGCGACGGTGCCTACGCCGTTCTGGACGCAGACCTTACCTACACCACGCCCGACGGAACCATGTCGGTCGGCCTCTGGGGACGAAATCTGACGAAGACCGTGTATTATACCGGCGGCATCCAGCAGGCGTTCATTGCCGGACTGTTCACCGCCAATATCGGCGCTCCCCGGACATATGGCGCGCGCGCGACCTTCAAATTCTGA
- a CDS encoding TetR/AcrR family transcriptional regulator, protein MTVDKRMPISARHETEGTKGRGRMKASRTDRIRESTRAKLIEAAERTMASKGVDATTIADITEAADVGTGSFYNHFKTKLELAEIIFRSHADDLYKVNMTIFESVEDPALAIAYIQKIFLTKAVRDPVWGWFVVHATSDLPQLSQIFGEGAADHIKRGQALGRFTPVNVDVAVRMILVVLTAGMHDLLLGGKPEEWADDIVGSLLQMLGVPADTATELGRTPLPAEFERMADRTFSAE, encoded by the coding sequence ATGACAGTCGATAAGCGAATGCCGATCTCCGCCCGCCACGAGACCGAAGGCACGAAAGGGAGAGGTCGCATGAAAGCGTCGCGCACCGACCGTATCCGTGAGAGCACCCGCGCCAAGCTGATCGAGGCCGCAGAGCGGACGATGGCGTCGAAAGGAGTCGATGCCACCACGATCGCGGACATCACCGAGGCGGCCGACGTCGGGACGGGCTCGTTCTACAACCATTTCAAGACAAAGCTGGAACTCGCGGAGATTATCTTCCGCAGCCACGCCGATGATCTTTACAAAGTGAATATGACTATCTTCGAGTCGGTCGAAGATCCGGCATTGGCGATCGCCTATATCCAGAAAATATTCCTGACCAAGGCGGTGCGTGATCCGGTCTGGGGATGGTTCGTCGTCCACGCGACCTCCGACCTTCCGCAGCTCAGCCAGATTTTCGGCGAAGGAGCGGCAGACCACATTAAACGGGGCCAAGCGCTCGGCCGCTTCACGCCGGTGAACGTCGACGTCGCGGTCAGGATGATCCTGGTCGTGCTCACCGCGGGGATGCACGATCTGCTGCTTGGGGGAAAGCCGGAGGAGTGGGCGGATGACATCGTCGGATCGCTGCTCCAGATGCTCGGCGTCCCTGCCGATACGGCGACCGAACTCGGCCGGACGCCTTTGCCGGCCGAGTTCGAACGAATGGCGGACCGGACCTTCAGCGCGGAATGA
- a CDS encoding alpha/beta hydrolase family protein: METAVWTMGDDPDRPPAEAAAQERAFIDEQASHRRSMPVQRLIGGGMRYDDAHDLHRLSGEGIAWQHAAEFLGQRNIAAGDAARHAASQRDWYRYASACFRFGQAALPTDDDRKRRLHALMVESFALAAQLDDPVTEKHDIAWRDGKLCGWLMRPAGDMPVPVVMIFGGFDGWREDYTLCADQLVRHGIAAFLVDGPGQGETRLRHGLYLGSDFVDAFRTVADHLLADPRFTTLGVWGNSLGGTLATWVAASIPAVQALCVNGGTIRPAELPERYPRFWSKVEALTGSPDRAAARAIIDGLDLSGVAADVRVPFLQLHGTPDTVFLLENAREIYERVSSLDKRLLVWADGDHCIYNHSEQKNLYVADWFADRLIPR, from the coding sequence ATGGAGACAGCCGTTTGGACCATGGGGGACGATCCCGATCGTCCTCCCGCGGAAGCCGCCGCGCAGGAGCGGGCTTTCATCGACGAGCAAGCCAGCCATCGACGATCGATGCCGGTTCAGCGCCTGATCGGCGGTGGCATGCGCTATGACGACGCGCATGATCTTCACCGCCTGAGCGGCGAAGGCATCGCATGGCAGCACGCCGCGGAGTTCCTAGGCCAGCGCAATATCGCCGCGGGCGATGCGGCGCGTCATGCGGCGTCGCAGCGCGACTGGTATCGCTACGCCTCCGCCTGCTTCCGGTTCGGGCAGGCGGCGCTACCGACCGACGATGACCGGAAACGGCGGCTGCACGCGCTGATGGTCGAAAGCTTCGCCCTTGCCGCGCAGCTGGACGATCCCGTTACCGAGAAGCATGACATTGCCTGGCGCGACGGCAAGCTGTGCGGGTGGCTGATGCGTCCCGCCGGCGATATGCCCGTCCCGGTGGTCATGATCTTCGGCGGCTTCGACGGGTGGCGCGAGGATTACACGCTCTGCGCCGATCAGCTGGTCCGTCATGGTATCGCCGCCTTCCTGGTCGACGGTCCGGGGCAAGGCGAAACCCGATTGCGCCATGGGCTCTATTTGGGCAGCGACTTCGTCGATGCCTTTCGGACGGTCGCGGATCACCTCCTGGCCGATCCGCGCTTCACTACACTGGGCGTCTGGGGAAACAGTCTGGGCGGCACGCTGGCCACCTGGGTTGCGGCCTCGATCCCCGCGGTGCAGGCGTTATGTGTGAACGGCGGCACGATCCGTCCGGCCGAACTTCCCGAACGCTATCCGCGATTCTGGTCGAAAGTCGAAGCGTTGACCGGCTCGCCGGACCGGGCTGCTGCCCGCGCGATCATCGACGGCCTCGACCTGTCCGGCGTCGCTGCCGATGTCCGGGTTCCGTTTCTGCAACTGCACGGAACCCCGGATACGGTCTTCCTGCTCGAAAACGCGCGGGAAATCTACGAGCGGGTCAGCAGCCTGGACAAGCGCCTGCTCGTCTGGGCCGATGGCGACCATTGCATCTACAACCATAGCGAGCAGAAGAACCTGTACGTCGCGGACTGGTTCGCAGACCGCCTCATTCCGCGCTGA
- a CDS encoding bifunctional 3-(3-hydroxy-phenyl)propionate/3-hydroxycinnamic acid hydroxylase, with translation MQVGFGPVGQVSAAALGRLGHRVGVFERFGGLYALPRAGHVDHEVMRGFQSIGAVEKMLDDAFRCSKYSWRNQHAQTLLDIDWSYDGISGWASDYLIYQPYVEDALNQAVRRQPSVAVHHGWSAVGVEQGDDWVEVELAQGVLEETGYRLTGERRRVRGRYLVGADGANSVVRSLSGIAMVDRGFNEQWLVTDFRQKMPLHFEFDNGQICDPTRPMCLFQLGQTHRRFEFMVMPGDDVAEITSPDRVWSLVSRWLTPEQAELIRATVYTFRSASAEQWRSGRSLLIGDAAHLMPPFLGQGMSSGVRDAIELAWKLDLVLNGKASDRLLDTHMIERRPHVDAITDQAVALGKVSCTIDPVAAAARDQAFFSGNVPPPPPFPILEAGVLDDGSGPANAAVRGRLGPQGIIRTDAGEGLADDVIGSGWQLISRRDIVSSAQPRTRDILKELDVRLLNMGEGAGRVSDVNGTYTAYLDDAQALAVLVRPDFYVYGAVEADEPLDRLVDGLAAKLMLREPAVQA, from the coding sequence GTGCAGGTCGGCTTCGGTCCGGTCGGTCAGGTAAGCGCCGCGGCGTTGGGACGCCTGGGACATAGGGTGGGCGTATTCGAACGGTTCGGCGGCCTGTATGCGTTGCCTCGCGCCGGCCACGTCGACCATGAAGTCATGCGTGGCTTTCAGTCGATCGGCGCCGTCGAGAAGATGCTCGACGATGCCTTCCGCTGTTCAAAGTATAGCTGGCGTAACCAGCACGCGCAGACGCTGCTCGACATCGATTGGAGCTATGACGGCATTTCGGGCTGGGCTTCGGATTATCTGATCTACCAGCCCTATGTCGAAGATGCGCTCAACCAGGCCGTCCGGCGCCAGCCAAGCGTCGCCGTCCACCACGGATGGTCCGCGGTCGGCGTCGAACAGGGTGACGACTGGGTGGAAGTCGAACTGGCGCAGGGCGTTCTGGAAGAGACCGGCTATCGTCTGACGGGCGAGCGCCGGCGGGTCCGCGGGCGCTATCTCGTCGGGGCCGATGGCGCCAACAGCGTCGTCCGGTCGCTGTCCGGCATCGCCATGGTAGACAGGGGCTTCAACGAGCAGTGGCTCGTCACGGACTTCCGGCAGAAGATGCCGCTGCACTTCGAGTTCGACAATGGCCAGATCTGCGATCCCACGCGGCCGATGTGCCTGTTCCAGCTCGGTCAGACCCATCGCCGGTTCGAGTTCATGGTGATGCCCGGCGACGACGTAGCGGAGATCACGAGCCCGGACCGCGTATGGAGCCTCGTCAGCCGCTGGCTGACGCCGGAACAGGCGGAGCTGATCCGGGCGACGGTCTACACCTTCCGGTCGGCGAGCGCCGAGCAGTGGCGTTCGGGACGCAGCCTGCTGATCGGCGACGCAGCGCATCTGATGCCGCCGTTCCTCGGCCAGGGCATGTCCTCGGGCGTTCGGGACGCAATCGAACTGGCCTGGAAGCTCGATCTGGTCCTGAACGGCAAGGCGAGCGACCGATTGCTCGACACGCACATGATCGAGCGCAGACCCCATGTCGATGCGATTACCGACCAGGCGGTCGCACTCGGCAAGGTTTCGTGCACGATCGATCCGGTCGCCGCCGCCGCACGCGATCAAGCGTTCTTCAGCGGCAATGTGCCGCCGCCGCCGCCATTCCCCATTCTCGAGGCCGGCGTTCTCGACGACGGCAGCGGCCCCGCCAATGCCGCGGTTCGGGGCCGACTGGGGCCACAGGGCATCATCAGGACCGATGCCGGCGAAGGTTTGGCCGATGACGTGATCGGCAGCGGGTGGCAGCTCATCTCCCGTCGCGACATCGTGTCGAGCGCGCAGCCGCGGACGCGGGATATCCTGAAGGAACTCGATGTCAGGCTGCTCAACATGGGTGAGGGGGCAGGGCGCGTGTCCGACGTGAACGGCACGTACACGGCATATCTCGACGACGCGCAGGCGCTCGCCGTCCTCGTGCGACCGGACTTCTATGTCTATGGTGCGGTCGAAGCGGACGAGCCTCTCGACCGGTTGGTCGACGGGCTGGCGGCGAAGCTCATGCTTCGTGAACCGGCCGTGCAGGCTTAG
- a CDS encoding cupin domain-containing protein — protein MIDLKTVTPVAGSVARYRRIVTDENAAGKSYIKTDEICPNTQAIMGIAEFATTELWKTSATPVVLASERDDPSAGPVVLSPESTGTTFRIVEFPPDAHVAGKMPQRRPEDLMHRTPSLDYAVVLDGEIVAVMDEGETVMRAGDIMIQRGTNHNWSNRSNRPCRILFVLIGAQLPG, from the coding sequence GTGATCGACCTGAAGACGGTGACGCCGGTTGCCGGTTCGGTGGCGCGCTATCGCCGCATCGTTACCGACGAGAATGCGGCCGGAAAGTCTTACATCAAGACGGACGAGATCTGTCCGAACACCCAGGCGATCATGGGCATCGCAGAGTTCGCGACGACCGAATTGTGGAAGACATCGGCTACACCGGTGGTGCTCGCCTCGGAGCGTGACGACCCGAGCGCAGGACCGGTGGTGTTGTCGCCAGAAAGCACGGGCACGACGTTCCGCATCGTCGAGTTTCCGCCTGATGCCCATGTGGCGGGCAAGATGCCACAGCGGCGTCCGGAAGACCTGATGCATCGCACGCCGTCCCTCGATTACGCCGTCGTCCTCGACGGCGAGATCGTCGCGGTCATGGACGAGGGCGAGACGGTGATGCGCGCGGGCGACATCATGATCCAGCGCGGCACGAACCATAACTGGTCCAACCGTTCGAACCGGCCATGTCGCATCCTGTTCGTGTTGATCGGAGCACAACTGCCGGGCTGA
- a CDS encoding lipocalin-like domain-containing protein: MPDLRSKLIGSWRMVDWALTDGETADHNVPPFGYPQDGGGILIYSEGGAMSAMLSQKNRAPFEDRSLDGGTVEERARAFGSITAYAGTFETDDATSQVTHVVEYATMPHFVGQRMMRICIFNGNRLKLDTPVMVIGGKPRKSYIEWERFN; the protein is encoded by the coding sequence ATGCCTGATCTACGCTCGAAACTCATCGGCAGTTGGCGGATGGTCGACTGGGCACTGACGGACGGCGAAACGGCCGACCACAATGTCCCGCCGTTCGGCTACCCGCAGGACGGTGGCGGTATTCTGATCTATTCGGAGGGCGGTGCGATGAGCGCGATGCTCTCGCAGAAGAACCGAGCCCCATTCGAGGATCGTTCGCTCGACGGCGGCACCGTGGAAGAGCGCGCCAGGGCGTTCGGCTCGATTACCGCCTATGCCGGGACGTTCGAAACCGATGACGCGACCTCGCAGGTCACGCACGTCGTCGAATATGCGACCATGCCGCATTTCGTGGGCCAGCGCATGATGCGTATCTGTATCTTCAATGGAAACAGACTGAAGTTGGATACCCCGGTCATGGTGATCGGCGGCAAACCGCGCAAGAGCTACATCGAGTGGGAACGCTTCAACTAG
- a CDS encoding VOC family protein, translating to MLIQIVDRPDEPDLEAGEPFAINAPGAIVRQDRSAMKPRAATPATKPLRLGHVLVFTPDVATSIRFFEQALGMGLADRSGDIIAFMCCSRASDHHVVAFAKSPGVGFHHASFQVRNPDEVGRGGALLAAATVGGDWGFGRHTIGSNFFHYIQDPWGSWFEYYSDMDYISDHSAWTATDYHPDDSLANWGPGVPPDFVHNYEVDTPLTEQEASRARSLAAII from the coding sequence ATGCTGATCCAGATCGTCGACCGGCCCGACGAGCCGGACCTGGAAGCGGGCGAACCGTTCGCGATCAATGCACCGGGGGCGATCGTCAGGCAGGATCGGTCGGCCATGAAGCCGCGCGCCGCGACGCCGGCGACCAAACCGCTACGTCTGGGCCATGTGCTGGTGTTCACCCCGGATGTGGCGACGAGTATCCGCTTCTTCGAACAGGCCCTCGGCATGGGCCTTGCGGATCGATCGGGCGACATCATCGCCTTCATGTGCTGTTCGCGGGCGAGCGACCATCATGTCGTGGCGTTCGCCAAATCCCCCGGTGTCGGCTTCCATCACGCAAGCTTCCAGGTGCGGAATCCGGACGAGGTCGGTCGCGGCGGAGCCTTGCTCGCCGCGGCGACGGTGGGCGGGGATTGGGGGTTCGGCCGGCATACGATCGGCTCCAACTTCTTCCACTACATCCAGGACCCTTGGGGCAGTTGGTTCGAATATTATTCCGACATGGATTACATCAGCGACCACAGCGCCTGGACTGCGACGGATTATCATCCCGACGACTCCCTCGCCAACTGGGGGCCCGGCGTCCCCCCGGACTTCGTCCACAATTACGAGGTCGATACGCCACTGACGGAGCAGGAGGCGTCGCGAGCCAGGTCGCTCGCCGCCATAATCTAG